Proteins found in one Campylobacter lari genomic segment:
- a CDS encoding CocE/NonD family hydrolase, producing MKEIILDFKNKVKVIENEWIVLKDGTKLSSRIWLPQVKEKVPAILEYIPYRKNDGTRGRDEPMHGYFSGNGYAVVRVDIRGSGESDGLLEDEYLKQEQDDALEVIEWIAKQEWCDGNIGMMGKSWGGFNSLQVAARKPKNLKAIIVVGFTDDRFNEDIHYKGGCLLNDNFWWGNIMLAYQSRFVDPKIDPNGRNKWLNRLENMPLWPTLWLEHTLKDDYWKHGSVGENYDDIQVPVFALDGWADSYTNPVFTLMNGLKVPKKAIVGPWAHVYPHDGLPLPAMGFLQEALKWWDKWLKNEENNVLEAPMIQAYIENSSKPNSKTEKVEGRFVVLNDFKNDISYKKYYLNPYKLTCKKSSEFIKINTPLNHGLLSGEWMGAGVLGESPSDQRLDDGMAVVFESDFLEQDLDILGFPILNIKIASDQEKAMLFAQLSEVRADGFVKRVSYGVINLALSDDKEQFIPLKKDEFIQKQIKLDACGYRFAKGSKIRLSLANSFWPMFWPMPKISTLTLDLNECEFNLPCFSGQDSDKINMQAQSAPLTPITLLEEGRVDRSISYDILNDTWTCITDGVGGVFGEGVYRFDEVDVLVKHNLKRELKLQNENPLSAEYTIIQTMQIGREGCMMEADIILTQTSDLEYFYIKGKIAVKENDKLVFDKKYDYKTKRNSL from the coding sequence ATGAAAGAAATTATTCTTGATTTTAAAAACAAGGTTAAAGTGATAGAAAATGAATGGATAGTTTTAAAAGATGGCACCAAGCTTTCATCACGAATTTGGCTTCCTCAGGTAAAAGAAAAAGTTCCTGCTATATTAGAATACATTCCTTATAGAAAAAATGATGGAACAAGAGGTAGAGATGAGCCTATGCATGGATATTTTAGCGGTAATGGCTATGCGGTTGTTAGAGTTGATATTAGAGGAAGTGGGGAATCTGATGGTTTATTAGAAGATGAATATTTAAAGCAAGAACAAGATGATGCTTTAGAAGTTATTGAATGGATAGCAAAGCAAGAATGGTGTGATGGGAATATTGGTATGATGGGTAAATCTTGGGGTGGATTTAATTCTTTACAAGTTGCAGCAAGAAAACCTAAAAATTTAAAAGCCATTATAGTAGTAGGTTTTACTGACGATAGATTTAATGAAGATATTCATTATAAAGGTGGATGTTTGCTTAATGATAATTTTTGGTGGGGTAATATCATGCTTGCATATCAATCACGCTTTGTTGATCCAAAAATTGATCCAAATGGTAGAAATAAATGGCTCAATAGGCTTGAGAATATGCCTTTATGGCCCACATTGTGGCTTGAGCATACTTTAAAAGATGACTATTGGAAGCACGGATCTGTTGGAGAAAATTATGATGATATACAAGTTCCTGTTTTTGCATTAGATGGGTGGGCTGATTCTTATACTAATCCTGTTTTTACTCTGATGAATGGTTTAAAAGTTCCAAAAAAAGCTATCGTTGGTCCTTGGGCTCATGTTTATCCTCATGATGGCTTGCCTTTACCTGCAATGGGCTTTTTACAAGAAGCACTTAAATGGTGGGATAAATGGCTTAAAAATGAAGAAAATAATGTGCTTGAAGCTCCTATGATACAAGCATATATTGAAAATAGTTCTAAGCCAAATTCAAAAACAGAGAAAGTAGAAGGTCGTTTTGTTGTTTTAAATGATTTTAAAAATGATATTAGCTATAAAAAATACTATTTAAATCCGTATAAACTAACATGCAAAAAATCAAGTGAATTTATCAAAATCAACACTCCATTAAATCATGGGCTTTTATCTGGAGAGTGGATGGGGGCTGGTGTTTTAGGAGAAAGCCCTAGTGACCAAAGGTTAGATGATGGGATGGCAGTTGTTTTTGAAAGTGATTTTTTAGAACAAGATTTAGATATTTTGGGTTTTCCAATTTTAAATATAAAAATTGCAAGCGATCAAGAAAAAGCTATGCTTTTTGCTCAACTTAGTGAAGTTAGAGCTGATGGTTTTGTAAAAAGAGTAAGTTATGGAGTGATCAATCTTGCATTAAGTGATGATAAAGAGCAATTTATACCTTTAAAAAAAGATGAATTTATTCAAAAGCAAATCAAACTTGATGCTTGTGGATATAGATTTGCTAAGGGTTCTAAGATAAGATTATCATTAGCAAATTCTTTTTGGCCTATGTTTTGGCCTATGCCAAAAATTTCAACCTTAACTTTAGATTTAAATGAGTGTGAATTTAATTTACCATGTTTTAGTGGTCAAGATAGCGATAAAATAAATATGCAAGCACAAAGTGCTCCTTTAACCCCAATAACACTTTTAGAAGAAGGTAGGGTAGATAGAAGCATTTCTTATGATATTTTAAACGATACTTGGACTTGTATTACAGATGGTGTTGGTGGAGTTTTTGGAGAAGGTGTTTATAGATTTGATGAGGTTGATGTTTTAGTAAAGCACAATTTAAAAAGAGAGTTAAAACTTCAAAATGAAAACCCATTAAGTGCAGAATATACTATTATTCAAACAATGCAAATAGGACGTGAGGGTTGTATGATGGAGGCAGATATAATCTTAACACAAACTAGTGATTTGGAGTATTTTTATATTAAGGGAAAAATAGCAGTTAAAGAAAATGATAAGCTTGTTTTTGATAAAAAATATGATTATAAAACTAAAAGAAATAGTTTGTAA